A window of Ruminococcus champanellensis 18P13 = JCM 17042 contains these coding sequences:
- a CDS encoding sensor histidine kinase, which produces MSGSWHILEMILYSLLNFTPYIAIAFYPFRNSLRFSKRITTLLIVAAAILQVFIGLWAGMWGGNASMLSALSTIMYALFYFLAVRTDFGKALFTLLMLSNIANFITACSKCIEGIYFPTLAIQGYRWSFSLIMFLLELLLLIPLAVYMGRTYSTALEQDTAKPTWHFIWLIPATFYVEWYYRLYGSSESALAFAMDPSNTIFLLLINLGALLIYHMVICHIRVIDTNVRLSEQNHALITQQLQYENLKERIDQARQAKHDMRHHVLLLQSLLEDQKYAEAKQYLEAYKLTMPDDRSFRFCDHYAVNALLLYFAQQAKNQETDFEATVQVPEDLNIPDNVLSVLLGNLLENALEASRHVETGKRKITIKSVCSGGMILFKISNTYAGTLLPNKNGLYLSTKHTGSGIGLASVRSIVEQNQGRMEITHTDTQFIVTVMLEQYRTKIMR; this is translated from the coding sequence ATGTCCGGATCCTGGCACATCCTGGAAATGATCCTGTATTCCCTGCTGAATTTTACCCCCTATATCGCCATTGCGTTCTATCCATTCCGCAACAGCCTGCGGTTTTCCAAGCGGATCACCACGCTGCTGATTGTGGCGGCAGCCATCCTACAGGTTTTCATTGGTCTGTGGGCGGGGATGTGGGGCGGCAATGCCAGCATGCTCAGTGCGCTGAGCACTATCATGTATGCCCTCTTTTACTTTCTGGCGGTCAGGACGGACTTTGGTAAGGCACTTTTCACCCTGCTGATGCTGTCCAACATTGCAAATTTTATCACGGCTTGCTCCAAGTGCATCGAGGGCATCTATTTTCCAACTCTGGCCATTCAAGGCTATCGGTGGAGCTTTTCGCTGATTATGTTCCTGCTGGAGCTTCTGCTGCTGATCCCCCTGGCCGTATATATGGGTCGCACCTATTCCACCGCTTTAGAACAGGACACCGCAAAGCCCACCTGGCATTTTATCTGGCTGATCCCAGCCACGTTTTATGTGGAGTGGTACTATCGGCTTTACGGCAGCAGCGAATCCGCCCTGGCCTTTGCAATGGATCCCTCCAACACGATCTTTCTCCTGCTCATCAACCTGGGCGCCCTGCTAATTTACCATATGGTGATCTGCCACATCCGTGTTATTGACACAAACGTCCGGCTTTCCGAGCAGAATCACGCCCTCATCACCCAGCAGCTGCAATATGAAAACCTGAAGGAGCGCATCGATCAGGCAAGGCAGGCGAAGCACGATATGCGGCATCATGTGCTCCTCCTGCAATCTTTGCTGGAAGATCAGAAATACGCAGAGGCAAAGCAATATCTGGAAGCATACAAGCTGACCATGCCGGATGACCGTTCCTTCCGCTTCTGCGACCATTACGCAGTCAACGCCCTGCTGCTGTACTTTGCCCAACAGGCAAAAAATCAGGAAACCGATTTTGAAGCGACGGTGCAGGTGCCGGAGGATCTTAATATCCCGGACAATGTACTTTCCGTTCTACTTGGAAATTTACTGGAAAACGCATTGGAAGCCAGTCGGCATGTGGAAACAGGCAAGCGCAAAATCACCATCAAAAGCGTTTGCAGCGGAGGCATGATCCTGTTCAAAATCAGCAATACCTACGCCGGTACACTACTGCCCAACAAGAACGGGCTGTATCTGTCCACCAAGCATACAGGCAGCGGCATCGGGCTTGCCTCCGTGCGCAGCATTGTGGAACAGAACCAGGGCAGGATGGAGATCACCCATACAGACACGCAGTTTATTGTGACTGTGATGCTAGAACAATACCGCACAAAGATTATGCGATAA